Proteins encoded by one window of Yersinia massiliensis:
- the thiQ gene encoding thiamine ABC transporter ATP-binding protein ThiQ: MLTLEKITYLYDHLPMRFDVRIQQGERVAILGPSGAGKSTLLSLIAGFLAPTSGHMLLNHQDHTATTPAQRPVSMLFQENNLFSHLSVEQNIGLGLHPGLKLNQEQKQLLRQIAQQVGLEDCLDRLPAQLSGGQRQRAALARCLVRSQPILLLDEPFSALDPALRNEMLLLVDQVCRQRQLTLLMVSHNLDDAARIADRTLLIVDGRIYYDGPTQALVNGSAPEAKVLGIATSSL, translated from the coding sequence ATGCTAACGCTTGAAAAAATCACCTATCTGTATGACCACTTACCCATGCGCTTTGATGTGCGGATTCAACAGGGTGAACGGGTGGCCATCCTCGGGCCGAGTGGCGCAGGGAAAAGTACCCTGCTGAGCCTCATTGCGGGTTTTTTAGCGCCCACCAGCGGTCACATGTTACTGAACCATCAGGACCATACCGCCACCACGCCCGCCCAGCGGCCGGTGTCGATGCTGTTTCAGGAGAACAATTTATTCTCCCATCTGAGTGTGGAACAGAACATCGGGCTGGGCTTGCATCCGGGGCTGAAACTGAATCAGGAACAAAAACAATTACTGCGCCAAATTGCCCAGCAAGTGGGATTAGAGGACTGCCTCGATCGCCTGCCAGCCCAGCTTTCTGGTGGTCAACGCCAACGAGCGGCATTGGCGCGGTGTTTGGTGCGTAGCCAGCCCATCTTGCTGCTCGATGAGCCATTTTCGGCGCTAGATCCCGCGTTGCGTAATGAAATGCTGTTATTGGTTGATCAGGTGTGCCGCCAGCGACAACTCACCCTATTGATGGTGTCACACAATCTTGATGATGCCGCTCGCATCGCCGATCGTACCTTGCTGATCGTGGATGGCCGCATTTATTACGACGGCCCGACACAAGCACTGGTGAATGGCAGCGCACCCGAAGCCAAGGTACTGGGGATCGCCACCTCAAGTTTGTGA
- a CDS encoding DedA family protein: MEAYVLHLLTQSLAFALFVVMLVTFLESLALVGMLLPGTVMMTTVGALIGSGEMSFYWAWAAATVGCLTGDWLSYFIGRRFKEPLHRWSFLKKHKSLLAKTEHALHNHSMATVLLGRFIGPARPIVPMVAGMLNLPPVKFALPNVIGCLTWPPIYFFPGILAGVAIDIPPSANSFMFKCLLVTVVLLIWLACWLSWRWWRFGKRSPDRLSRWLPLGRLRWLTVLAIAMAIASFVWLHMQPIMPVYRHLLWKVLAG; encoded by the coding sequence ATGGAAGCCTACGTATTACATTTATTGACACAATCACTGGCTTTCGCGCTATTTGTCGTCATGTTAGTGACATTTCTCGAATCTTTAGCGCTGGTGGGCATGCTACTGCCCGGTACGGTCATGATGACGACGGTCGGGGCATTGATTGGCAGTGGAGAGATGAGTTTTTATTGGGCTTGGGCTGCCGCGACGGTGGGTTGCCTCACGGGGGATTGGCTCTCGTACTTTATTGGTCGCCGCTTCAAAGAACCACTACACCGCTGGTCGTTCCTGAAAAAGCATAAATCCTTGTTGGCAAAAACCGAGCATGCGCTGCACAACCACAGTATGGCAACGGTGCTACTAGGGCGCTTTATTGGTCCCGCACGGCCTATCGTGCCGATGGTGGCAGGGATGCTGAATCTGCCGCCGGTCAAATTCGCGCTACCCAATGTGATTGGTTGCCTCACTTGGCCCCCTATTTACTTCTTCCCCGGTATTCTCGCCGGTGTTGCTATTGATATTCCGCCCAGTGCCAACAGCTTTATGTTCAAGTGTCTGCTGGTTACGGTTGTCCTGTTGATTTGGCTGGCGTGTTGGCTGTCATGGCGCTGGTGGCGTTTTGGTAAACGTAGCCCAGACCGTCTCAGCCGTTGGTTACCTCTTGGCCGACTGCGTTGGTTGACGGTATTGGCGATTGCCATGGCGATAGCCAGTTTTGTTTGGCTGCATATGCAACCCATCATGCCGGTTTATCGTCATTTGTTGTGGAAGGTGCTGGCTGGCTGA
- the thiP gene encoding thiamine/thiamine pyrophosphate ABC transporter permease ThiP — protein MAIRRQPLIPAWLWPGLLAAALIVGVALLAFTAIWRHAPAADWRSLWHDSYLWHVIRFTFWQAFLSALLSVLPAIFLARALYRRRFPGRQLMLRLCAMTLVLPVLVALFGILTVYGRQGWLAGLFGWMGVDYRFSPYGLQGILLAHIFFNMPLATRLLLQSLESIAVEQRQLAAQLGMNGWQHFRWVEWPYLRRQILPTSALIFMLCFASFATVLSLGGGPQATTIELAIYQALSYDYDLGRAALLALIQLGCCLGLVILSQRLNSVLAVGNTHAQVWRNQQDSPWSRISDTLLIGSALLLMVPPLLAVVIDGSNQTILTVLQQPALWQAFFTSLTIAIGAGLLCVTLTMMLLWSSRELQLRHQMAYGQALEVSGMVILAMPGIVLATGFFLLLNDTVGLPQSPYALVILTNALMAVPYALKVLDNPMRDLAERYTPLCLSLDIRGWHRLRYIELSALKRPLAQALAFASVLSIGDFGVVALFGNEHFRTLPFYLYQQIGSYRSHDGAVTALLLLLLCFLLFTLIERLPSRHANA, from the coding sequence ATGGCAATCCGCCGTCAGCCGTTAATCCCCGCGTGGTTGTGGCCGGGGCTGCTCGCCGCTGCGCTGATAGTCGGTGTCGCCTTATTGGCGTTCACCGCGATTTGGCGACATGCGCCGGCAGCCGACTGGCGCAGCCTCTGGCATGACAGCTATCTGTGGCATGTGATTCGCTTTACCTTCTGGCAGGCGTTTCTCTCTGCGCTACTGTCGGTGCTACCCGCTATTTTTTTGGCGCGTGCCCTGTATCGCCGCCGCTTTCCTGGCCGCCAATTGATGCTGCGTTTATGTGCCATGACGCTGGTGTTGCCCGTGCTTGTCGCGCTATTTGGTATTTTGACGGTGTACGGCCGCCAAGGTTGGCTAGCCGGATTATTTGGCTGGATGGGGGTGGATTACCGTTTCTCCCCCTATGGTTTACAAGGCATTTTATTGGCGCATATCTTCTTTAATATGCCGCTGGCAACACGATTGCTGTTGCAGTCATTGGAAAGTATTGCTGTTGAGCAGCGACAATTAGCGGCGCAATTAGGCATGAACGGTTGGCAGCATTTCCGCTGGGTCGAATGGCCCTACCTGCGCCGCCAAATTCTGCCCACTTCCGCACTGATTTTTATGCTCTGTTTTGCCAGTTTCGCCACCGTGCTATCACTGGGTGGCGGGCCACAAGCCACCACGATCGAGCTGGCCATTTATCAGGCGCTGAGTTACGACTACGATCTCGGGCGCGCCGCACTGTTGGCGTTGATTCAACTGGGCTGCTGCTTGGGGTTAGTGATATTGAGCCAGCGGCTTAATTCCGTACTGGCGGTCGGCAATACCCACGCGCAAGTCTGGCGCAATCAGCAAGATAGCCCTTGGTCGCGCATCAGCGATACGCTGCTCATAGGTTCCGCCTTGCTATTGATGGTTCCACCGTTGTTAGCCGTCGTCATTGATGGTAGCAATCAGACGATCCTGACGGTGTTGCAACAACCGGCACTTTGGCAAGCCTTCTTCACCTCACTGACGATTGCCATTGGGGCCGGATTGCTGTGTGTGACCCTCACCATGATGTTGTTGTGGAGCAGTCGTGAGCTACAGTTACGCCATCAAATGGCTTATGGTCAGGCGCTCGAAGTGAGTGGCATGGTGATTTTGGCGATGCCGGGTATCGTGTTAGCGACCGGTTTCTTCCTGCTGCTCAACGACACGGTTGGCTTACCGCAATCCCCTTACGCGCTGGTGATCCTCACCAATGCGCTGATGGCGGTACCCTATGCCTTGAAAGTGCTGGATAACCCGATGCGGGATCTGGCTGAGCGCTACACGCCGCTGTGCTTATCACTGGATATTCGCGGCTGGCATCGGTTGCGCTATATTGAATTGAGCGCCCTGAAACGCCCATTAGCGCAAGCACTGGCCTTTGCCAGCGTGCTCTCTATTGGTGATTTTGGTGTGGTGGCGTTATTTGGCAATGAACATTTCCGCACCCTGCCATTTTATCTCTATCAACAGATAGGTTCTTACCGCAGCCACGATGGTGCGGTGACCGCCTTGCTCCTGCTGTTGCTCTGTTTCTTGCTGTTTACCCTTATTGAACGACTGCCGAGCCGCCATGCTAACGCTTGA
- a CDS encoding DNA polymerase II, producing the protein MGQTRQGFLLTRHWRDTQAGTEVEFWLATDEGPQHVRLPAQPSVAFIPAEQRQRAETLLRNERRWELRPLELTDFHQRPVLGLYCSQHRQLIRLEKLLRESGVNVYEGDIRPPERFLMERFITAPVWFSGDNNGNGPLLNTQMKPADDYRPTLKLLSLDIETSEHGELYCIGLEGCGQRQVYMLGPPNGETQEAAALDFNLEYVASRPLLLEKLNQWLEQYDPDAIIGWNLVQFDLRVLQKHADRYQIPLRFGRGGNLLEWREHGFKQGHFFASAAGRLIIDGIEALKSATWNFPSFSLESVSQTLLGEGKASDNPYQRMDEINHRFAHDKPALARYNLKDCELVTRIFAKTELLSFLLERSTVTGLAADRSGGSVAAFTHLYLPRMHRIGYVAPNLGELPEEHSPGGFVMDSQPGLYDSVLVLDYKSLYPSIIRTFLIDPVGLVVGMQQPDEQHSVPGFRGAWFSREKHCLPAIVNQIWQGREAAKRQQNKPLSQALKIIMNAFYGVLGSSGCRFFDPRLASSITLRGHDIMRQTRELIEAQGYQVIYGDTDSTFVWLKNAHSEEQASHIGRALVQHVNQWWQNHIRQTYDLPCALELEFETHYRRFLMPTIRGAEQGSKKRYAGLITTPDGDKMVYKGLETVRTDWTPLAQQFQRELYLLIFQQQPYQDYVRDYVARTLNGELDDQLIYRKRLRRRLDDYQRNVPPHARAARLADEFNRQKGRPLQYQNGGWINYVMTTAGPEPLETRQSPIDYDHYLTRQLQPVADAILPFMHDDFTTLITGQMGLF; encoded by the coding sequence GTGGGGCAAACCCGTCAGGGCTTCCTGCTCACCCGCCACTGGCGCGATACGCAGGCAGGCACCGAAGTTGAATTCTGGTTAGCCACCGATGAAGGCCCGCAGCATGTCCGGCTGCCGGCTCAGCCATCGGTGGCCTTTATCCCGGCTGAACAACGGCAACGGGCTGAAACTCTGCTGCGTAATGAACGGCGCTGGGAACTGCGCCCCCTTGAGCTAACAGACTTCCATCAACGCCCCGTGTTGGGCCTGTATTGCAGCCAGCATCGCCAATTAATCCGCTTGGAAAAACTGCTGCGCGAAAGTGGCGTGAATGTGTATGAGGGTGATATACGCCCGCCTGAACGTTTTCTGATGGAACGCTTTATTACCGCGCCAGTCTGGTTTAGCGGTGATAACAACGGTAACGGCCCACTGCTCAATACTCAAATGAAACCCGCCGATGACTACCGGCCGACACTGAAGCTACTATCACTGGATATCGAAACCAGTGAACACGGCGAGCTTTACTGTATTGGGCTCGAGGGTTGCGGTCAGCGTCAGGTCTACATGCTCGGGCCACCCAATGGGGAGACGCAAGAGGCTGCCGCACTGGATTTCAATCTAGAGTATGTTGCCAGCCGCCCGCTATTACTGGAAAAGCTGAATCAGTGGCTGGAACAGTATGATCCCGATGCCATTATTGGTTGGAATTTGGTGCAGTTCGATTTACGGGTATTGCAAAAGCATGCAGACCGCTATCAGATCCCACTGCGCTTTGGCCGTGGTGGTAACCTGCTCGAATGGCGTGAACACGGTTTCAAGCAAGGGCATTTCTTCGCCTCTGCCGCTGGGCGGTTGATTATCGATGGCATTGAGGCACTCAAATCAGCCACTTGGAACTTCCCCTCTTTCAGCTTGGAATCGGTTTCCCAGACGTTACTGGGCGAAGGTAAAGCCAGTGATAACCCTTATCAGCGTATGGATGAGATCAATCATCGTTTTGCCCATGATAAGCCCGCGCTGGCACGTTATAACCTAAAAGACTGCGAGTTGGTGACACGGATTTTTGCCAAAACTGAGCTGCTGAGCTTTTTGCTTGAGCGCTCTACCGTCACCGGACTCGCGGCAGATCGCAGTGGTGGTTCAGTGGCGGCGTTTACTCATCTTTATCTACCACGAATGCACCGCATCGGTTATGTCGCCCCCAACTTAGGTGAGCTCCCCGAAGAGCACAGCCCCGGCGGCTTTGTAATGGATTCCCAGCCCGGTTTATATGATTCAGTGTTGGTGCTCGACTATAAAAGCCTGTACCCCTCGATTATCCGCACCTTTTTAATTGATCCGGTGGGATTAGTTGTGGGCATGCAGCAACCTGATGAGCAACATTCTGTGCCGGGTTTTCGTGGGGCTTGGTTCTCCCGCGAGAAACACTGCCTGCCTGCCATCGTTAACCAGATTTGGCAGGGAAGAGAAGCGGCTAAGCGCCAACAAAATAAGCCGCTGTCGCAAGCACTGAAGATCATTATGAACGCCTTTTATGGCGTGTTAGGCTCCAGCGGATGCCGATTTTTTGACCCGAGATTAGCGTCATCGATTACCTTGCGCGGCCATGACATCATGCGCCAAACCCGTGAGTTAATTGAAGCCCAAGGCTATCAGGTGATTTATGGCGACACTGACTCAACCTTTGTCTGGCTGAAGAATGCGCATAGCGAAGAGCAGGCATCGCACATTGGCCGAGCACTGGTTCAACACGTCAATCAATGGTGGCAAAACCATATTCGGCAAACCTATGATTTACCCTGCGCATTAGAGTTGGAATTTGAAACCCATTATCGTCGCTTTCTGATGCCTACCATTCGTGGCGCAGAACAAGGCAGTAAAAAACGCTACGCTGGCCTTATTACTACCCCCGATGGCGATAAAATGGTCTACAAAGGGCTAGAGACAGTGCGCACGGATTGGACGCCACTGGCGCAACAATTCCAACGCGAACTCTACCTGCTGATTTTTCAGCAACAGCCCTATCAGGACTATGTGCGCGATTATGTGGCGCGTACACTGAATGGCGAGTTAGATGATCAACTGATTTACCGTAAACGCCTACGTCGACGGCTGGATGACTATCAACGTAATGTGCCACCTCATGCCAGAGCAGCTCGTTTAGCCGATGAGTTCAACCGCCAGAAAGGCCGACCATTGCAATATCAAAATGGCGGTTGGATAAACTATGTGATGACTACCGCAGGCCCAGAGCCGCTGGAAACACGCCAATCCCCTATCGATTACGATCACTATCTCACCCGCCAGCTACAACCGGTTGCTGACGCTATACTTCCTTTTATGCACGATGACTTCACCACGCTGATCACGGGTCAGATGGGGTTATTTTAA
- the sgrR gene encoding HTH-type transcriptional regulator SgrR, producing the protein MSASRLQQQFIRLWQRFNGQQTETTLQELADVLSCSRRHVRSLLSSMQQAGWLSWQAEAGRGKRSQLTFLYSGLALQQQRAEELLEQDHIDQLVQLVGDKKAVRQMLLSQLGRSFRQGKHILRVLYYRPLPNLLPGTALRRSETHMVRQIFNGLTRINEENGELEPDLSHHWQAMSPLHWRFYLRPAIHFHHGRELEMNDVIASLTRLIPQPLFSHITAVRSPTPYVIDVHLSSPDHWLPWLLGCVHAMILPQEWESQPDFQRHPIGTGPYSVMRNHHSQLKIQAFDNYFGFRALIDEVNIWVLPELSEELVYSGVQLQADDTSKNELESRLEEGCYFLLFDQRSAQTSQPEIRRWLCELITPVALLSHADPFYQRYWSPAYGMLPRWHHNRLTTLEPKPEGLTELTLTFYSEHSEFDAISQTLTTLLAAHGVKLVIQVVDYVSWYQGGAESDMWLGSANFYLPLEFSLFATLYELPLLQYCLDDKLHQDVELWRNNTLPMADWSQRLVSQNQFHPLFHHWLELYGQHSMRGVRMNTLGWFDFKSAWFTPPEA; encoded by the coding sequence ATGTCTGCCTCACGTCTGCAACAACAGTTTATTCGGCTCTGGCAACGTTTTAATGGTCAGCAAACGGAAACCACCTTGCAAGAGCTGGCAGACGTACTCAGTTGTTCACGCCGCCATGTCCGATCCTTGCTCAGCAGCATGCAGCAAGCGGGTTGGTTGAGTTGGCAAGCCGAAGCGGGCCGTGGTAAGCGTTCACAATTGACGTTTCTCTATTCTGGTTTAGCACTGCAACAACAACGGGCCGAGGAGTTACTCGAGCAGGATCATATTGATCAACTGGTGCAATTAGTTGGCGATAAAAAAGCCGTACGACAAATGCTGCTATCCCAGTTAGGACGTAGCTTCCGGCAAGGGAAACATATTCTGCGCGTGCTCTATTACCGCCCACTGCCGAACCTGTTACCCGGTACTGCCCTACGACGTTCCGAAACGCATATGGTGCGGCAGATATTTAATGGCCTAACGCGAATAAATGAGGAAAACGGGGAACTCGAACCGGACTTATCTCATCACTGGCAAGCCATGAGTCCGTTGCATTGGCGTTTTTATTTGCGGCCCGCCATCCATTTTCACCACGGCCGTGAATTGGAAATGAACGATGTCATCGCCAGTTTGACGCGCTTGATCCCGCAGCCGCTGTTTTCGCACATCACCGCTGTGCGCTCCCCCACCCCCTATGTCATTGACGTGCATCTGAGCAGCCCAGACCACTGGTTACCTTGGCTATTGGGGTGCGTTCACGCCATGATTTTGCCGCAAGAGTGGGAAAGCCAGCCGGACTTCCAGCGCCATCCTATCGGCACTGGCCCCTATTCGGTGATGCGTAATCACCACAGTCAGTTGAAAATTCAGGCCTTTGATAACTATTTTGGTTTTCGCGCACTGATTGATGAAGTGAACATCTGGGTACTGCCGGAGTTGTCCGAGGAATTAGTTTACTCTGGTGTGCAGTTGCAAGCTGACGACACCAGTAAAAATGAGCTGGAAAGCCGCTTGGAAGAAGGCTGCTATTTCTTACTGTTTGACCAACGATCGGCACAAACGAGCCAACCCGAAATCCGCCGCTGGCTTTGTGAGCTGATCACACCGGTCGCCCTACTCAGCCACGCTGACCCGTTTTATCAGCGTTACTGGTCGCCCGCTTACGGCATGCTACCGCGCTGGCACCATAACCGGTTGACCACACTAGAGCCGAAGCCCGAAGGGTTAACGGAGCTGACGCTGACGTTTTACAGTGAGCATTCTGAATTTGATGCCATCAGCCAAACACTGACCACACTGCTGGCCGCGCACGGCGTCAAATTGGTGATTCAGGTGGTCGATTATGTCAGTTGGTATCAAGGCGGTGCTGAAAGCGATATGTGGCTTGGTAGCGCCAACTTCTACCTGCCGCTGGAGTTTTCACTGTTTGCGACGCTGTATGAGTTGCCCCTGCTGCAATATTGTCTCGACGATAAACTGCATCAAGACGTGGAGTTATGGCGTAATAATACCCTTCCCATGGCGGATTGGAGTCAACGGTTGGTCAGCCAAAATCAATTCCACCCGCTCTTCCATCACTGGCTAGAATTATATGGGCAGCACAGCATGCGCGGCGTGCGCATGAACACCCTCGGCTGGTTTGATTTCAAATCCGCATGGTTTACCCCACCCGAGGCATAA
- a CDS encoding glycyl-radical enzyme activating protein yields the protein MIFNLQRYSTHDGPGIRSVVFLKGCSLSCRWCQNPESRSAKPDVLYDPRLCLSGCDLCQQSCPQAIQRIDDQLVIQRQLLAEDDIQALTLRCPSGALTVCGRPIDLDATMETLLRDLPFYRRSGGGVTLSGGEPFMQPEIAAEILQRCHQVGIHTAVESCLHTPWRYIAPSLPWLDLMLADLKHTDERRFQQWTGGSAKRVMANFRQLAAAGTNITVRVPLIPDFNADRRSVKGIVDFAADEIGVKEIHFLPYHTLGINKYSLLGETYLAASTPLDSPDLLAFAESYARDKGLTAMLRG from the coding sequence ATGATTTTTAATCTACAACGTTATTCCACCCATGACGGTCCTGGCATTCGCAGCGTGGTGTTCCTCAAAGGCTGTTCGCTCAGTTGTCGTTGGTGCCAAAATCCGGAGAGCCGATCAGCAAAACCTGATGTGCTATATGACCCACGCCTTTGTCTTTCTGGTTGCGATTTGTGTCAGCAAAGTTGCCCGCAAGCGATCCAACGAATTGATGATCAATTAGTTATCCAGCGCCAGTTATTGGCCGAAGATGATATACAGGCGCTCACCCTTCGCTGCCCCAGTGGCGCACTCACGGTATGTGGTCGCCCCATTGATCTTGATGCCACGATGGAGACTTTACTGCGCGATTTGCCATTTTATCGGCGTAGCGGTGGTGGGGTGACCTTATCCGGTGGCGAACCTTTTATGCAGCCTGAGATTGCCGCTGAAATATTGCAACGTTGCCATCAAGTGGGCATTCATACGGCTGTTGAATCTTGCTTACATACGCCATGGCGTTATATCGCGCCCTCATTGCCGTGGCTTGATTTGATGTTGGCGGACTTAAAACACACCGATGAGCGCCGTTTCCAGCAGTGGACGGGGGGATCCGCCAAACGAGTCATGGCGAATTTTCGCCAATTAGCCGCTGCGGGCACCAATATCACCGTGCGAGTGCCATTAATCCCTGATTTCAATGCTGACCGCCGTTCGGTGAAAGGGATTGTCGATTTTGCTGCTGATGAGATTGGCGTGAAAGAGATTCATTTTTTGCCTTATCACACACTGGGGATCAATAAATATTCGTTGCTGGGTGAAACCTATCTGGCCGCAAGTACCCCGTTGGATTCACCTGATTTGTTGGCCTTCGCGGAAAGTTATGCCCGTGACAAGGGCCTAACCGCAATGTTAAGAGGATGA
- the thiB gene encoding thiamine ABC transporter substrate binding subunit: MFKRMIPCLFLFSVAAVAADKPTLTVYTYDSFAADWGPGPAIKKAFEAECDCQLKFVALEDGVSLLNRLRMEGKNSQADVILGLDNNLVQAAEQTGLFAPSQVDTSTLTLPEPWQNKTFVPFDYGYFAFVYDKNKLKNPPKSLQELVSSDAPWKVIYQDPRTSTPGLGLMLWMQKVYGDKAPQAWQQLAKKTVTVTKGWSEAYGLFLKGEGDLVLSYTTSPAYHLIEEKKDNYAAADFSEGHYLQVEVAGQVASSKQPELAQRFMKFIVTPAFQDHIPTGNWMYPVIKMDLPAGFETLNVPQKALQFDAKDVADNRGKWIQAWQSAVSR, encoded by the coding sequence GTGTTTAAACGCATGATTCCCTGCTTGTTCTTATTTTCTGTTGCCGCTGTTGCTGCCGATAAACCCACCTTGACGGTTTACACTTATGACTCCTTTGCTGCCGACTGGGGGCCAGGGCCAGCGATAAAAAAAGCCTTTGAAGCCGAATGTGATTGCCAGCTTAAATTTGTGGCGCTGGAAGACGGCGTTTCACTGCTAAACCGCCTGCGAATGGAAGGGAAGAACAGCCAAGCTGATGTGATTTTAGGCTTAGATAACAATTTGGTGCAGGCAGCGGAACAAACGGGCTTATTCGCCCCCAGCCAAGTGGATACGAGCACGCTAACACTCCCTGAACCATGGCAAAACAAAACCTTTGTTCCTTTCGACTACGGCTATTTCGCCTTTGTGTATGACAAAAACAAACTGAAAAACCCGCCAAAAAGCCTGCAAGAATTAGTTAGCAGTGATGCGCCGTGGAAAGTCATTTATCAAGATCCTCGCACCAGCACACCGGGCCTTGGTTTGATGTTGTGGATGCAAAAAGTGTATGGCGATAAAGCGCCACAGGCATGGCAACAACTGGCGAAGAAAACCGTCACTGTCACCAAAGGCTGGAGTGAGGCTTATGGCCTGTTCCTCAAAGGTGAAGGCGATTTGGTACTCAGCTATACCACCTCTCCGGCTTACCATCTGATTGAAGAGAAGAAAGATAATTATGCCGCCGCTGATTTCAGTGAAGGCCACTATCTGCAAGTGGAAGTCGCCGGTCAAGTCGCGTCCAGCAAACAGCCAGAACTGGCACAGCGCTTTATGAAATTTATCGTGACCCCCGCGTTCCAAGACCACATTCCGACCGGTAACTGGATGTATCCCGTCATCAAAATGGATCTGCCTGCTGGGTTTGAAACGCTAAACGTGCCGCAAAAAGCGTTACAGTTTGATGCTAAAGACGTGGCCGATAACCGTGGAAAATGGATTCAGGCATGGCAATCCGCCGTCAGCCGTTAA